DNA from Hyalangium gracile:
AGTGGAGTGGGCAAGTCATCCTTGCTCCGAGCCGGGGTGCTGCCTCGGCTCCAGGAGTCCCAGGAGCCGGGGGAAGCGCGGTGGATCATAGCCACCATGCGCAGCATGGAGGCACCGGCGCGCAACCTCGCCCGGGCGCTGACCGATGCTTATGCGAATGCGGGGGCCGAGAAGATGTCGGAGGAGCAGGTGGAGCGCGCGCTGACGGCCAGTCCGGAGGCGCTCCGGGACTTCGTCACCTCGCACACTCCCCAGGGTTCCCTGCTCCTGCTGGTGATCGATCCCATGGAGGAGCTGTTCACGCTCGACGCGGATGTCCGCGACTGGCTGGATGCGCGGCTGGCTGCCGCACTAGCCGCGCCCGAGTGCCCGCTCCGGCTGCTCACGAGCCTGCGCAGCGACTTCCTCCACCGGCTGAAGCAACTGCCGGGCTTGGCGCACCAGTTCCATGGCGCCGCGCGCTATCCCGTGCTGCCTATGGAGGAGGAAGCGCTAGCGCAGGTCATCCAGGGCCTAGCCCGACATGCGGGGCTGCCGCTCGGCAGGGGGCTGGCAGAACGAATGGTGCGTGACACCCAGGGTGAGGGTGGACGGCTGCCGCTGCTGGGGCATGCGCTACGGGAGCTGTGGACACTCAGCGCGGGCAAGCCACTCACGCTCGAGCACTATGAGCGCATCGGCGGGGTAGGTGGAGCGCTCGCGCGGCAAGCCGAGGGGCTGCTGGAGAGCCTGGGGGCTGAAGGCAAAGAGCGCGCCCGGTGCCTGCTGTTGGAGTTGGTGCAGGTGGGCCGCGGTGTGCCGGACACACGACGCCCGCGATCTCGGGAGCAGGTGCTCTCAGCCGCGGGCGGTGACGAGCTGGCAGAGCAGGTACTGCTGCGGCTGACGGGGATGCGTACGGGGAACGACTCCGAGGCACAGCAGGGACTGCGGCTCGTCCTGCTGTCTGCCGAGGCAGAGCCTTCGCGCCAACGAGTGGAGCTGGTCCACGAGACATTGCTCCACAAGGTGCCGTCCCTGGCCGAGTGGATCGAGCAGGACCGGCCGCTGCTGGAGCGGCAGGCGGATCTCGAGGCCATCGCGCTGGTCTGGGAGCAGAGGCAGTGCCCGACGGAGGGGTTGCCCACGGGTACCCTGCTCCAGCACTACCGGGGCGCAATGGACGCTCCGCAGGGCGGTGGCTCACTGGCACGAAAGCTCAGCTCCCGCGAGGCTCGCTTCCTCCAGGCGGCCGAGCGGCTGGAGCGGCAGCGCGCATGGGCCCAGCGGGCGCGCATGGCCACCGCCGCCATTGCGGCGGGGCTGCTCATCGTTTTCTTCACGGGACGTATTGAGCAGGAGCGGCTTGCCATGCAGGCGCTCCATCGGAGCCTCGACGTTCTTGAGAGCTTCGTGGGGGGCCTGGACTGGGAGTTCAGCCGCGCGCCCTACACGCTGGAAGCGCGGCGACGAATGCTTCAGATCTTCGAAAAAACCTTGAATTCCCTGTCCGAGCACGAGCGTCAGGATCCCAAGGCTCAGCTGACTCGCATCCGCCTTCGCCACAGACAATCGGACCTCGCCTTCCACGATGATACGCTTGCAGAGGCAGACGGTTTCCTGCGGGCTGCACGAGAACAACTGGATGCAGGACTCACGCTCCACTCAGAGGACGGAGAGTGGCAGAAGGAACTGGCACTCAATCATTCAAAGCGTGGCAAGGTGGCACTGGCGCGAGGCGATACCCATGGTGCCAGCGCTCACTTCACCCAGGCGCTGAAACTGCTAGACCACCCTGGCGTGAAGACTAAGGACTCAGTAGATGACCGACGCACCAAGGCTGTAAGCCACTCCGAGTGGGCCGAGTTGCAGTTCCAGCTTGGACACACGGATGATGCTGCTCAAGCGTATGAGAGCGCCATCCGCCTGCACCAAGAAAATCAGAACGGCAAAGAAGACCACTACAACCGGTATCTCCTCGCGGAGGCGTTAAGTAACCGTGGAGAGGTCGTCCTCAGTGCGGGCAAAGGGGACGATAAATTGGACGTTGCGGAGCGCTACCTCGAGCAGGCCTTCGATCTGGGGCAAGACTGTGTCAAGGCGAAGCCTGGCAATCAGGTCTATCGCTTGTCTCTTGCCTTGACACTTGTCAGGCTCGGGAGGTTGCGGGACGCACAAAAGAGGACTGAACTTGCGGACCAGCATTTCAAGGAGGCGGAGACCCATGGGCGCTCGCTACGGGAGGGGGAGCCTCTCAACAAGCGCTACGCCATCGCTCTTGCCAAGGCCTTGCAGAGCCACGAGGAGTCCCTCCAGGCCCGTGGAGCACATGAGCAAGCCGAGCGCCTCCGCTCAGAGCGGTGCAAGCTGGTCAAACCATTCCGGAAAGAGGACGACGCGGATGTGCGCTTCAACCCCCTGAGCCACTCATGTCCACCGGAGGGAAAGTGAACATGGGGCCGCCGCCGGTGCCAGGAAGGTCCATCGAGGAATTGATCCGCCAGGCGCGTGCGGGGGAGGAAGGATCGCTTGAGGAGCTGATCCGCCGCTACCAGCGCAAGATGGGGATGTGGGCCGAAGAGCGCGGGTGCCTGGAGAGACCGGGCGGTGTGCGCCCCTCGGACATCTCCCAGGAGGCGGCGCTCCTGGTGTACCAGCGCTTCATCTCCTTT
Protein-coding regions in this window:
- a CDS encoding serine/threonine-protein kinase produces the protein MERPTPTHVGPYRLLRLIGSGGMGQVFAAVHENMGQEVALKLLLPDPEGDPQRVARFLQEARALAELNHPGVVRVYHCDRTGDTAFLAMELLHGQSLREWMHGQTGPVSLSSALILCRQIASVMADVHARNIVHRDLKPENVFLCPETAAPLGYRVKLLDFGIAKLPPIADGVLAATQVHTHASTLLGTYTYMAPEQLNPSSVDGRADVYSLGVLLFELLTGHAPFVADDPVKLLTAHQHETPPSLKQWVPTLPAAFCAFVDTMLAKTPGARPTMPRCREVLAISWEHVKEGCPVPGLAPFTEEAAELFFGRKEETRALLELLGEARVGRRRWVQVEGLSGVGKSSLLRAGVLPRLQESQEPGEARWIIATMRSMEAPARNLARALTDAYANAGAEKMSEEQVERALTASPEALRDFVTSHTPQGSLLLLVIDPMEELFTLDADVRDWLDARLAAALAAPECPLRLLTSLRSDFLHRLKQLPGLAHQFHGAARYPVLPMEEEALAQVIQGLARHAGLPLGRGLAERMVRDTQGEGGRLPLLGHALRELWTLSAGKPLTLEHYERIGGVGGALARQAEGLLESLGAEGKERARCLLLELVQVGRGVPDTRRPRSREQVLSAAGGDELAEQVLLRLTGMRTGNDSEAQQGLRLVLLSAEAEPSRQRVELVHETLLHKVPSLAEWIEQDRPLLERQADLEAIALVWEQRQCPTEGLPTGTLLQHYRGAMDAPQGGGSLARKLSSREARFLQAAERLERQRAWAQRARMATAAIAAGLLIVFFTGRIEQERLAMQALHRSLDVLESFVGGLDWEFSRAPYTLEARRRMLQIFEKTLNSLSEHERQDPKAQLTRIRLRHRQSDLAFHDDTLAEADGFLRAAREQLDAGLTLHSEDGEWQKELALNHSKRGKVALARGDTHGASAHFTQALKLLDHPGVKTKDSVDDRRTKAVSHSEWAELQFQLGHTDDAAQAYESAIRLHQENQNGKEDHYNRYLLAEALSNRGEVVLSAGKGDDKLDVAERYLEQAFDLGQDCVKAKPGNQVYRLSLALTLVRLGRLRDAQKRTELADQHFKEAETHGRSLREGEPLNKRYAIALAKALQSHEESLQARGAHEQAERLRSERCKLVKPFRKEDDADVRFNPLSHSCPPEGK